Part of the Triticum urartu cultivar G1812 chromosome 2, Tu2.1, whole genome shotgun sequence genome, ACGGAGAGAGGCACGCTTACGCCGTCATGAGGTCAAGACCCATGCAGCGAAGCCACAGGAGCAGGAACGCCCCACCGGCACCTTCCTTGGGCACACATGGACTTTGTCGGCGCCCCCTGCGGCGGCGGCGACACGAGAAGGGGCTAGATCTAGAGACAACGGCGGCGCGTTTAGGGTTTCCCCGTGTTGCCTAGGAGAGGCCACGCGAGGGTCGGGGACGGCACGTCTGCTTTGAAAACTTGCCTCTATCAATAATTTTCCATGGTGTTATCTACTGAATAAAGAGGTATTTTTTAGGTCAAAAAAGGTACCCACAATTTCTTATATGTTTCCCCTCACTGAAAATTACGTACAAGTTTCTCACACGTTTCTCTTCCTAATCTTCTCTGTAGCATGCAAGCATCTAGTATAAAATGAACAAAATTATTGATATTTTGTCATATTACTTTTGTAGAATAATCTTTGTTATTCCATAAGAACCAGGAAAGGTCGATGTGTATGGTGGCAATATTACCAGAAATTTTCTTTTGGGCTTGGTTGTTCTGCAGCCCAGCATGCCTGTTGTATCGTGCGGTTGTTTTATAATATAAAGCAGGAAAACCCCTTTATTGTCTCAGTATTACCAAGAACCACGCAACAAGCCCACCACAGCACAAGTGCTTATGTTTAGTTCTCCAAAAATGGTACTATGCATAAACTGTGCATGATGTATGAGTCACAACTCATAGCTTGTAATGTTATCCATGAGTGATCCAAACATGGAGCTGGGCAGTTTTTCGTTTGTGAATTTTCGTTCACTAGATTTTAACACTGTAACAAGTAAGCAAATAATTGTAACAAGGAAGCTCATGAACTTGCTCTTTTAGCTAGATTTTCTACTACCAATTTTGGTTTGGGGAACCTATGAGCAAAATTGAATCTATCTTATTAGACGATGTAACCGTTTTTTCTGAATTAATAAAGTGATTTTTCTTTCAAAAAAACATGGAGCTGGGCATGCTAATGGCAACAGTAACACAATGCCCACAGCTGATAAAATCATAAATCCAAGGTTTGACACAGCTAGGGTGCAGGCAAACAAAGAATTAGGCACACCAAGTTTTGAGATGAACAAGATTAGTTTGAAAGCGACAGGTTTTAGGCAAGCTGGCTTCCAAGCAGGAGGTCAGCCTGGACACAATGAATCATACAGACAGAGTACATCGACGCAGGTGGTAAACTGCTGAAACCAAACACTTCCAGTTTTCACCACATGGATAACAGAGATACAGGCCAATTCATCGTTCGTTCATTAAGCAGCATCATTAACATCACTTTCCGCCAAACAAGTAGCCCAGGGAGGAGCCACCGCCAGGAGCAGCATGAACCTTGGTTGAAGGACGGTCCTGCAAGGGTTAACAAAGTCATCAGCCCACATGGTAAACAAACACAAAAATGTAAGAGACCAAAAATGACGACTGGATATCTTTTCACTACTCTAAAATCAAAACATTAAAGTAGGCCGAATTAACAAGATGCTTAACTCATTTGCTTAGCGTTACATTTCAGGTGGGGTGGAGGGGGGGTGAACCCGTTACGTTCTTGTTACACTATTAACTGTAGTACAAACAAATATCACAAAACGAAATAAATTCTTGGTGGCTTAACATGAACCCACGTAGGTAGTTGTGAAAACTGTGCACTGGGCAGAACATTCTTCTAGCAAACAAATTAATGATGGAGAAGCCAACAGTAATTAAACTTGTGTCAATCTTATGTCAATGGAAACTTCTGATATACCTCAACAGATGAAATTTGAAAGGGGAAATTAGCTGGATCGAATTGGGTTCATTACAAGGCAAAAAAAACATACCGTAAGGAAGTTGCCCGTGTTCTGGCCATCTGCACGGTAGTAGTTGTTCGCCCGGCTACCTGGAATGCCAGCTGGAATCTGCTTGGCTACATCAGCAGCTGCCGGTGCTGGTTTCTCAGCAGGTGCGGGCTTCGCAGCTGGTGCTGCAGCGGGCTTTGCAGGCTCACCATCTCCAAACAGGTAACCCAGAGAACTTTGACCACCACCAGCACTCCCGCCACGACTCATCTTGACTGTAAGATAAATAGGTAAAGTGCAACATATGAGTGAACAAGTTCAGCATGATTGTCAGAGTGCAATACATTTTCAAAACAGCAAATGAAATCATCAGGGATAAAAGTTCCCAAAAAAATTCAGATCTCAGAGATAAACTACATAAGCCAAGTGAATCTTGACATCATATGTTTAGATGGTGGCATTTAAagaaatatcatggtaatttagGAGCAGAGGACAGAACAAAGCATGCATGCTGAACCAAGTCTTCAAACAAGAATGCTTAGTAAGATTAAGTGACCAGTGCTGCTTAGACTGAACGAAGTCAAACAGGGTCAGATATTATCACAAGCCACAAGGTAAGATGTCAATTAAAGCATACAGGTTAGGTAAGATCAACTTCTGTGAAAAAATAAAGATAAAACTCTTAACATGAGAAAATATAGTTTGAGTGTGGCCGTGAAAGAATATCTAACAGTTGCTTTTAATAAGAACTTCTAACAAAGGGCATAGAGTATGCTTGCAGGACATGTTGATAAGGATAATGGTGGTTACCAGTCAATACAGGGCAACCTGGAAATGAGGCAATCCAGACCCAAAATATAACTCAATCCAGGGCAACTAATCAACATCAAACAGTAGATATCCACAGCATTGTGCTTAGTGAAAACATTTATATCTCTGTTAAGATTGCATAATCAATAGAGGAGATGATAGCATCTCAAAACCTTACACGGTTAAACGAATGACAAAGACAAAAATTTCAGCATCTTTGGGTTGAGAAGATAAAAATAAGAGGGCAACAGGTTCCTCGCCACTAAGTGCGGTTTGGAAACACGATGAAGAAGTGAACTACACATTCATACAGACCAGCAAGTTAATAGAAACTCAAGGTCACTCAAGTAAGATAAGATATTTAAAGATCAAATCTCACTTCAATCAATACTAGGATTGATTTTTCAACTGGACTGCAATTTGGTGCCTTCCAAGACCAAATTACACAGTATATGTGTGGCCTAGCACTGCAGCCAGCACCCAAGCATACAACAAGCAAAATCCAGACAGTAGGTCCAGTTTAAATTGGCAAAAAAACATATCATACCGATCCATTGCATATTTGATGCCATTTAAGGACACTTTGAGATTGTTGGATATAACTAGGGTGTTTGGCATACTTCACTTTCAGTTAGGCAAGTTATCCCTTAAGTTTTACTGCTACAAGTCATCACTGAAGAGGTTGCCTGAGACTAAGCATCAACCACGATATACCAAACAAGCCAGATAGGTTTCTACAGGCCTACACCATACATGGGTTGGAACAATCCTAACATGGCACAACGACAACAAGTCCATTTGAAATTCCGTTGTATATTTTCCAAAAGTTTCCCCTGAATTGGCTGAGCATCTTGTGAACGTCAGCACTTTTTCCATCAAAACAAGATCATTCACCTATAAACGACAAAACACAGCTGATATCACCACATACCAGCACATCTCTTCTATGATTTGTTACAAAATCGCCATCATCCAACCTTCTCTACACAGAACAGATGCACATCACAGGTCTAGTCGGCAGTTCCCCCACACCAGCTAACCTGAAACTTCAGTGACATTGGTACGATTACGAACCACATGCCCTAGAATCTTCAAATCTAGGCAAGGTCAACCCTCACGGAGAAACTGCCTTGAGCACGCATACTTTCCGCGCCCAATTCCCCAAACTACAAGCCCGATCCCCACAAATCTATCATGGGCAAAAGTGAAATGGACGCCATTACCAACAAATCAACCACCACAAAAGTAATTAGGCGCAATTCCGAGATACACGCATACTACATCGACGGATCCTGAACCATACGGGCACAGAAGCGCACGATCCATCTCATTTCTGAGAGCCTGAGACCAGATCCAGAACGAAACATCTACCGGAAAAACAACGGCGAGGGAGATCCGCCGCGCGGATCGCCGGACTAGGCGGCTGGAACCAATAGGGAAAGATCTggggaggaggagaggggaggCGATGCGATTAGATACCTTAGATCGGGCGCCGACGAGGGGACGGGGGGCGAGGGCGAGACAGGAGGAGGCGCTCGAAGTGGTGGGAGTGGTGGTGGGGAAGCGCTGCGTTGTTGGTTTCCTTTATAGAGTGGGACGTTTGCAGGGAGGGGGTGGATCTTTTGCAGTTTGGTACTCGTGCACGGTCGCAATTCGGAGAAAAGATGGCCCTGGCTGTGGGAGCAGTGGGTGATTTGGTAAGATGTGATTTCTTTTAAGTTGTTGCATGATTGGATGGTGTCCATGGACGACAATTCAGGGAATTGTCCAAATCAAATAGCTGGACAAAGGTTTACATCCCTTGTATGACCGGCTACCACAGCTGGCTAAATTTTGATATTTTGGGAAATGTGTTATTTGGCATTTGAAGTTGGGAATGTCATAAATGTGCTCGTACTCCGTCACTGGATTAGATGGCAAAAAGGGAAGCCAGAGAAAATGACAACTAGTTGATTCAAGCTTGGCCATGAATTTAACCAAGGAAATGTGGGCAATGTGCCACAAATAATTATACCATTGAATATGTATTCGAAAAGGGTTTTCTATAGTACAATATTGATATTTTAAGCCGCATGAATTATGTATTATTGCGATCTAATTGATGTTCAAATTTAGATCTTGAAAAGTATGCGCCTCCTAATCTGAAACAAGAGAAGTACTTTCTAAATATCCACCAAATAAACATACAAATTAGATCGTTTTGTGTTTCCAAATAGGGGGGAAATCACAAGTCATGCATGAAACCTGAAGAGAAGAAGAAAATATCGACCATGTGTTTATATTTTTGGTGAATCTTTCATCATAAAAAAAAAAAATGAGTTCCAGCAATGAGCTATCGGAAAAGAGTTAGGCATTTGGATTCGCAAAGCTATGTGACTGAAATTATGAGACTTTGAGGATATCATGGCTTGATTAGTATAACAAGAGACGAAAGCAAAttcctcaacaacaacaaaaagaCGAAAGCAAAAGCAAATAGGGTCTTCCAATGATGGTGGATGGAGTAGGGTAGGATGATTTTGATCCGAAATGGAAGAAGGGGAAGACATTGCATAATACAAACATGTTTGATACATATACGCAGTCATGATCTATATGTACAAACAGGCGCAAGATATTGTTTTTTTTTCTTGGTATTTctcaaaaaaattgaaaaataattgAAAAGATAACTGAAACATACATCAGGTCACAAATAAACTTGATATTATATCAAATTAATTAACCATTAAGTGACTTGACATATAATCGATGCCGACACCATGCCAATTGTCCAATCATTGACGTTCTCTAAAACTACATATTTCTATAGCCATCTCTACAGCATTTAATGATTATGCAAACATACTAAGTGACATGGTTCTGAACAGAGAAAGAATCTATCTTGATACCTAGCTTGACCACCCAACCTATAGGAAAATCTTGTGACATATAGCATATGACCTACCATGTTTACAAGAGACTGCCGACGCTACCAATTGGCAATTGTACAATCCTCCAAAGGATCGTGTGTCGGGTCAAAAGAAAAAGGATGATTCGCAAAAAAAAGGATGATGTGTTAAATAATTCCCCATCTCTCGCAGGACATATTTGCAAGAGACCAAATAAAAACAGTTTCCATAGCCTGTTGACCAAAGTCGCCGAAACGCAGGCCGCAGAGAGAGCACATGGACGCTGGTGTGGTGTGTGGTGCGGGAGCGGCACAGGCAAATCGCCTCTTGGGAATGGCACGAGCCGTTGATCACATTATTCACGGTCGAGATCGCGCGGCGGAGTGTAACCCGTCGGTGCGAGTCTCCTCCGTGCGGCCCTATCCGTCCGTGTGCATGTGACCCGTGGGCCCGGCGACAGCTACAGAATAACCACGCCAAGATGGATGGGTCGTCCCTTTCCTTCCTCTGCCGATGGCCGTAGCCTAATCATACGCCAGCTGACTGCCCCCACCACTCTTAAGTTTAGTCTTAATCAcatgaagaaaaggaaagcacaGATATTATGAAAATTGGGTATTAAAAAAATACGAGCCTGACAGAAAACTGCGCCTGCCTCTCTTAATCATATGAAAAAGATGTAAAGCCTATCGGAATGATAGTGATATTAAGTTTATATAAAGAATGGTTGGTCCAAAAGAATTCTTAGTTGCATGAGAAAACAAGGCATCTCAGAACCATATTAGATGAATTACTAAAAGAACTAGAGAaataccccgcgcgttgctgcgggaacCGATTACACTATATTTTAGTGATTTAATTGTATGAAACTTCCATAGTTGAATTAATAACTAATTCCGCCAAAAAATATGAACTAAAGCTAAAATTAAATATTATATATTATATTTGATTATTGTGTAGTTAGATTTTTAATAT contains:
- the LOC125536255 gene encoding protein SPIRAL1-like 1, with translation MSRGGSAGGGQSSLGYLFGDGEPAKPAAAPAAKPAPAEKPAPAAADVAKQIPAGIPGSRANNYYRADGQNTGNFLTDRPSTKVHAAPGGGSSLGYLFGGK